A window of Syngnathus acus chromosome 17, fSynAcu1.2, whole genome shotgun sequence genomic DNA:
CGGAAGAATTGTGTCCGAGTGCTAAAAATAGCCCGAAATTGCCGAGAGGCTCTCTGGGTGACGTCACGGCAAGCGGCTAACAGCGGCGTATGACACTTGACGGACGATCAGACGCGTCGCCACTTCTTCAGCGGATACTTGGCAACTTTTCTCCGTTTCATACGTTCTTCGTGGCTCCCAATGACGCCTGTGGCTGTAAATAAACGCAAATAGCGTGGTTGTTTTGCAATCTTGTGCGGATTGTTTACTCCTGCGGTATGGTGAGTTGTTTGAAATTGGTGGCAACATTTGTTTTCGTCCATTTGGACTTGCAGACTTGCAGAGATTATGTGATTTAAGTGAGCTTTACTGCGCCACTCGGGTCTTGGGGATAGAATTAGATGGAGTGATCTTGTGTTAAGTATAGGCACCGCACGTCTGCCTTCTTCAAAAACTTCCTTGGTGGGCGTTTTTCTCGGTGCATGCATGTTGTGTGATGCACGGCCCTGGCCGGGTGATGTGCCCCAGGAGTGGGAGGGCCCCCGGACGCTGTGCGACCTGTGCTTGGCTCAGGTGTGCCGCAGCCTGGAGCGGCTGTGCAGTAAGCGAGCAGACGGCTCTCTGCTGCTGGCCTCGGCCTTGCTCTTCCCTCAGCAGATAGCTGACCAGCTACTGCACAAGATGGCCTCAGAAGGTTCTTGTGCAATTTCTTTCTCTGCCTTCAAATCCCCAATTTGACACCCAAGATATAGATTGTGAACATTGTTTTGCGTTTTTGTTTCCCTAGGAATAGTGAACGACAAAACCATTGGGATTTTCCACCAGCACAAAGAGCTGCGTTTGAGCCGAGCCTGCCTGCGCCGCTGTCTGGTGTCGGCAGAAGCCTTCCAACTGGCCGTCTGCCCTCACCGGCTTCGAGAAGTGGATGCGTCCTGGTCCCGAGGCGACATCAGCGGCGCTCAAATCGTCTCCGGCTTGGCGTCCAACCCGAAGTGTCGATCCAGCCTTTGGAAGCTCTCCCTGAACGGGCTCCGTCTCGACTGGGCCGCACTGGCGGACGGCGGCGACGGTCTCCGCTCCCTGAAAGGCCTGCGGACGCTCAACCTCGCCGGCACCGACCTGAGCGACGCTGTCTTAGAGGATGTCTGCTCTCTCCCTCAGCTGGAGAGCTTAGACATCTCCTGCACCGCCGTCACCAAGCTGACAGCTCTCCTCCGATGCAAGACGACTATCAGGTGTTTGACGGCCCACTGCCTCCGGCAGCTGAAATCGACGGCGGACGCTTTGCTGTCCGTGCTCGGCCAGCTCGACGCTCTGAGACATTTGGACTTGTCAGACGACCACTTGACAGGACGGAGTGACGGAGATGTCGTTCTGCGTCTTCTGCGGGCCGGACCCGAGGTTCTTCCCTCCTTGGTGTCTTTGGACTTGTCGGGCAGGAGGAGAATCAATGAGGCAGCGGTCGGTGCGTTTGTGGAAGCCAGGAAGGATCTGGTGTTCTTGGGCTTGCTGTCAACTGGAGTTTGCGCCTGCCCTGCCCTGTCGGcgcaaaaaaaactcaaagtaAGGATTTACCGCCTCAGCGCACATTTCCCGTTTGACTACGCATGTGTTCAGGTCACCGGACAGGCTCACGAGAAGCAGTTGTGCGAGGCCCTCAGAAGGTACAGAGACAGAGCGTGTTTCACTCGAGAGGCCCTCTTCCATCTCTACAATTTGACCACCGACTCGCAGAAGCCACACCCAGAAATGCTGGAGGTGATGTAGTCCATTTTGGGTTGCCATAAGTCAACATAGCTTATGGATGAGTCATTTTTGTGAACGGAAAGATCCATTTCACTTGATCATTGTGCATCCGAGTGAACGAGCCTGTTGCCCATTGCTCTCGTAGCTGGTGCTGAGGTCCATGCAGAGCCACCCTACGAGTCTGCACGTCCACCTGGTGGCCACGGCGTGCGTGTTCAACCTCACCGCTCAGGACCAGGCCGAGGCCATGCCTGTGGGCCTGCTTCGCTACGCCGTCACGCAGCTGCTGCACAGCATGAAGACCTTCCAACAACATACGCAGGTGGcgctttttttcccaccgACTGTAAATTAGAACGACCtcactaaaacaaaacaaataaatcaacaaacGCAACAACGACAGTCCATTGTTGCCTTTTTCTATGTTTCAGGTCCAAAAGAATTGTCTTCTGGCACTCTGCAGTGACTACATCCTCCAGGACGTCCCGTTTGACACGTCAGTTTATCTTCGCGCTGTTATGAAATAGTTGAGATCTGGGAGAGCATGAACAGGCCGTGTGTGCGTTCCTCATGCGTGCTGCGCTCACGCTTTAGGTATTTAGCAGCCACGCTGGTGATTAACTGGCTGAGCAGCCACGAAGATCCCACCCTTCAGAGGATGGCCGTCGCTGTCATCTCCATCCTGGTGGCCAAGGTCAAGTGGCATCACCCGTCgccctctctcgctctctctcttggctcaaatattttctggttttgttttgttgtctttgcagTTATCCACAGCGGAGGTTGCAAAGCTCGGGGAAGATGTCT
This region includes:
- the LOC119137198 gene encoding protein zyg-11 homolog isoform X1, coding for MIPTRPNVDSPVAGGRISEEWEGPRTLCDLCLAQVCRSLERLCSKRADGSLLLASALLFPQQIADQLLHKMASEGIVNDKTIGIFHQHKELRLSRACLRRCLVSAEAFQLAVCPHRLREVDASWSRGDISGAQIVSGLASNPKCRSSLWKLSLNGLRLDWAALADGGDGLRSLKGLRTLNLAGTDLSDAVLEDVCSLPQLESLDISCTAVTKLTALLRCKTTIRCLTAHCLRQLKSTADALLSVLGQLDALRHLDLSDDHLTGRSDGDVVLRLLRAGPEVLPSLVSLDLSGRRRINEAAVGAFVEARKDLVFLGLLSTGVCACPALSAQKKLKVTGQAHEKQLCEALRRYRDRACFTREALFHLYNLTTDSQKPHPEMLELVLRSMQSHPTSLHVHLVATACVFNLTAQDQAEAMPVGLLRYAVTQLLHSMKTFQQHTQVQKNCLLALCSDYILQDVPFDTYLAATLVINWLSSHEDPTLQRMAVAVISILVAKLSTAEVAKLGEDVFIVKQLLAIVQQRAMLGVVDSTLKFALRALWNLTDEMPVAARNFIQCNGLELFEEILESYYTEPSIQQKVLGLLNNIAEVEELQTELMVADLLEHIVSLLQDTKVEMGVRYFAGGILAHLTSRPEAWILDEKLRSRILEQLHVSIAAWTHLEKEIVFYRSLRPFCHLLGTCQPTGVQLWAVWAIHFVTTQNALHYGWMLEREGVTERLKALASHPDSHAIIRGLSESILFLLERHKGAEPHSS
- the LOC119137198 gene encoding protein zyg-11 homolog isoform X2, giving the protein MIPTRPNVDSPVAGGRISEEWEGPRTLCDLCLAQVCRSLERLCSKRADGSLLLASALLFPQQIADQLLHKMASEGIVNDKTIGIFHQHKELRLSRACLRRCLVSAEAFQLAVCPHRLREVDASWSRGDISGAQIVSGLASNPKCRSSLWKLSLNGLRLDWAALADGGDGLRSLKGLRTLNLAGTDLSDAVLEDVCSLPQLESLDISCTAVTKLTALLRCKTTIRCLTAHCLRQLKSTADALLSVLGQLDALRHLDLSDDHLTGRSDGDVVLRLLRAGPEVLPSLVSLDLSGRRRINEAAVGAFVEARKDLVFLGLLSTGVCACPALSAQKKLKVTGQAHEKQLCEALRRYRDRACFTREALFHLYNLTTDSQKPHPEMLELVLRSMQSHPTSLHVHLVATACVFNLTAQDQAEAMPVGLLRYAVTQLLHSMKTFQQHTQVQKNCLLALCSDYILQDVPFDTYLAATLVINWLSSHEDPTLQRMAVAVISILVAKLSTAEVAKLGEDVFIVKNNIAEVEELQTELMVADLLEHIVSLLQDTKVEMGVRYFAGGILAHLTSRPEAWILDEKLRSRILEQLHVSIAAWTHLEKEIVFYRSLRPFCHLLGTCQPTGVQLWAVWAIHFVTTQNALHYGWMLEREGVTERLKALASHPDSHAIIRGLSESILFLLERHKGAEPHSS